In Tripterygium wilfordii isolate XIE 37 chromosome 15, ASM1340144v1, whole genome shotgun sequence, one DNA window encodes the following:
- the LOC120016689 gene encoding transcription repressor MYB5-like, whose protein sequence is MRKPASSSAKAMKKTTAGTTTTKTPCCVKIGLKRGPWTAEEDELLSNYIHREGEGRWRTLPKRAGLLRCGKSCRLRWMNYLRPCVKRGQIAPDEEDLILRLHRLLGNRWSLIAGRIPGRTDNEIKNYWNTHLSKKLISQGIDPRTHKPLNPSSSKLNNCIPSCSNPNPENNNVGDYFQNGYVHVQSASIDHHHLQYQLPGTLAVNNGCSAGLLNNNQEEDYDMNCCNGDDVFSSFLNSLINEEAHQNEQMADPLVSISSSFFGFGTSWESPLVSSTFSQNDPKGVEPPACTLPQ, encoded by the exons ATGAGGAAACCAGCTTCATCATCAGCAAAGGCAATGAAGAAAACAACTGCAGGAACAACAACAACTAAGACACCATGCTGTGTAAAGATAGGGTTGAAAAGGGGACCATGGACGGCGGAGGAGGACGAGCTTCTGTCGAATTACATACATCGAGAAGGCGAAGGAAGGTGGCGCACGCTTCCGAAGAGAGCGGGTCTGCTCCGCTGCGGGAAGAGCTGTCGCCTTCGGTGGATGAACTACCTTCGCCCTTGTGTTAAGCGAGGCCAGATCGCCCCCGACGAGGAAGATCTCATTCTCCGCCTCCACCGACTCCTCGGCAACAG GTGGTCACTAATAGCTGGGAGGATTCCAGGGCGGACAGATAATGAGATAAAGAATTACTGGAACACTCACCTCAGCAAGAAGTTGATAAGCCAAGGAATTGATCCAAGAACACACAAGCCACTAAATCCTTCTTCTTCCAAGTTGAATAATTGCATTCCTAGCTGTTCTAACCCTAATCCAGAAAATAATAATGTTGGGGATTATTTTCAAAATGGGTATGTCCATGTCCAAAGTGCTTCCATTGATCATCATCACCTGCAGTATCAATTACCAGGAACGTTAGCAGTGAATAATGGCTGCTCAGCCGGTTTGCTCAACAACAATCAAGAAGAAGATTATGATATGAATTGCTGCAATGGTGATGATGTGTTCTCTTCATTCCTAAATTCACTCATCAATGAGGAAGCTcatcaaaatgaacaaatggCAGATCCGTTGGTTTcgatttcctcttcttttttcggCTTTGGAACAAGCTGGGAGTCTCCTCTGGTGTCATCTACTTTTAGCCAAAATGATCCCAAGGGAGTTGAACCACCTGCATGTACTCTTCCACAGTGA